The DNA window CCGGCCGCCGCGACCGGCACGGGCCGGGCCGCGAGCATGTAGACGTCGTCCAACGCCCCTCGAAGATTCATGGCGACATTTTGTCCACCGCGTGTTACGTGCGACTTACATTCCGTAACGTCCGACGAAACAGTCGACGCGCAGGCTCGTGGCCGTAACCGAAAAGGCCTGAACGTCCGGGAATCCCGGACGTCGTCATCGAGGGAGTCCACCGTGAGTGCTACCACCCACGACGTCGAGGAGTCGTTGCAACCGATACCCGAAGGCGAACGCACGACCCGCCTGTCCGGTCAGTTCTGGATCTGGGCCGGCGCGAACATCGCCCCCATCAACTGGGTCCTGGGAGCACTGGGGATCAGCATGGGGCTGGGGCTCGCCGACACCCTGCTGGTACTGGTGCTGGGCAACCTCGTCGGCATGGCCGTCTTCGGGCTGTTCGTCCTGCTGGGCCAGCGCACCGGCACCACCGGCATGCTCCTGGGGCGCTCGGTCTTCGGCCGCCGCGGCAACTACCTGCCGTCGGCGATCCAGGCGCTGGTCGTCGTCGGCTGGTGCGCGGTCAACACCTGGATCGTGCTCGACCTGGTGATGGCGCTCTTCGGCGAACTCGGCTGGGTGGACCCCGACGCGTCGAACATCGGGTGGAAGATCGGCGTCGCCTTCGGAATCATGGCGATCCAGGTCGGCATCTCGATGGCCGGCTACCGCGCGATCTCGGCCTTCGAACGCTGGACGGTCCCGCCCACCGTGGTGGTCCTCGTGCTGATGTCCGTCGTCGCCTGGTTCCGCTTCGACATCGACTGGAGCTACGCCGGTCCGGACGAAGTCACCCTCGGTGGCACCGAGCGGATCGTCGCGATGTCGGGCGTCATGACCGCGATCGGGATCGGCTGGGGACTGACCTGGCTGACGTACGCCGCCGACTACTCCCGTTTCGTGAGCACCGGCGTGCCGCGCAGAAAGCTGTACCTGGCCAGCGCCCTGGGTCAGTTCATCCCCGTCGTGTGGCTCGGCGTCCTGGGCGCCACGCTCGCGACCAGGAACGGATCGGTGGACCCCGGACAGCTGATCGTCGAGAACTACGGCACGCTGGCGATTCCGGTGCTGTTGCTGGTCCTGCACGGCCCCATCGCCACGAACGTACTGAACGTGTACAGCTTCAGCGTCGCCGCGCAGGCACTCGACATCAGGGTCGGCCGCCGCAAGCTCAACCTCGTCGTCGGCGTCCTGGCGCTGGCCGCCGCCGTGTTCTTCGTCTACCAGGAGGACGCCGCGAAGACCCTGGACGCGTGGCTGGTCGGCGTCGTCGGCTGGGTCGCCACGTGGGGCGCGATCATGCTGGTGCACTACTACATCCTCGAGCGCCGCACCCGACGGTTCGATCACCTCTTCGACCCGGTCGGCTCGCCGCGCCTTCCCGACGTCAACGCCAGAGCGCTGATCGCGTTCGCGGTCGGCGTGGTCTGCACCTGGATGTTCCTGCAGGGCACGGTGCCGGCGCTGCAGGGCTTCGGTTCCCGCGCGCTCGGCGGCCTCGACGTGTCGTGGCTCGCCGGCAGCGCCGCGGCCGGGCTCACCTACTACCTGCTCGCACGGAAGTCGCATCGGCAGTGGACCTCCCGCCGGGTGATCGCCGGGTCGCCGTCGTTGCCCGAGGACGCGCCGGCGCCGGTGGCTCCCCTCGCCTGACCCCACCCCCGCCCCTCCGAACCAGGAAGTCACATGGGAATCTTCATCCGCAACGCACACGTCATCACCATGGACCCCGTCACCGGCTCCGAGCCCGTGGTGCGCAGCCTCCGCATCGAGGACGGGGCGATATCTGCGATCGGGGCCGATCTGCAGCCCCGCGACGGCGATCGTGTGATCGACGGGCAGGACCGGCTGGTCGCACCGGGTTTCGTCAACGCGCACACACATTCCTGGGAGATGTTCTACAAGGGGCGGTACGACAACCTGCCACTGGAACTGTGGATGGCGCAGTGCTACCCGATCCTCGGGGACAGCTACGTCGAGCCGGATCTCGTCCGCCTG is part of the Rhodococcus sp. SGAir0479 genome and encodes:
- a CDS encoding purine-cytosine permease family protein; protein product: MSATTHDVEESLQPIPEGERTTRLSGQFWIWAGANIAPINWVLGALGISMGLGLADTLLVLVLGNLVGMAVFGLFVLLGQRTGTTGMLLGRSVFGRRGNYLPSAIQALVVVGWCAVNTWIVLDLVMALFGELGWVDPDASNIGWKIGVAFGIMAIQVGISMAGYRAISAFERWTVPPTVVVLVLMSVVAWFRFDIDWSYAGPDEVTLGGTERIVAMSGVMTAIGIGWGLTWLTYAADYSRFVSTGVPRRKLYLASALGQFIPVVWLGVLGATLATRNGSVDPGQLIVENYGTLAIPVLLLVLHGPIATNVLNVYSFSVAAQALDIRVGRRKLNLVVGVLALAAAVFFVYQEDAAKTLDAWLVGVVGWVATWGAIMLVHYYILERRTRRFDHLFDPVGSPRLPDVNARALIAFAVGVVCTWMFLQGTVPALQGFGSRALGGLDVSWLAGSAAAGLTYYLLARKSHRQWTSRRVIAGSPSLPEDAPAPVAPLA